AAGTAATTAATCTGGTGAAATGAGCTTAGTATTTCATCTATTTGCCAAGCTCATTTTCTAATCTTCACGCTCCATTACACGAATTCCTTACTTTTGCCCAACTTTAAAAATCACTATGAGCGTTCTTGTAAATAAATCCTCGAAAGTACTGGTACAAGGTTTTACCGGTACAGAAGGCACATTTCATGCCTCGCAAATGATTGAATACGGTACAAATGTAGTAGGTGGTGTTACCCCAGGTAAAGGTGGCTCTACGCATTTAGACCGTCCGGTATTCAATACTGTGGCTGATTGTGTTAAAGCAACAGGTGCTAATGTTTCTATCATCTTTGTACCACCAGCATTCGCTGCAGACGCTATCATGGAAGCTGCTGATGCCGGCGTAGAATTAGTAGTTTGTATTACTGAAGGTATTCCGGTTCAGGATATGGTGAAAGTAAAGAACTTCTTGCTGAGCAAGAATACGCGCCTGATCGGACCAAACTGTCCTGGTGTTATTACAGCTGAAGAGTGTAAAGTAGGTATCATGCCTGGCTTTGTATTTAAGAAAGGACGTATTGGTATTGTTTCTAAGTCTGGTACATTAACATATGAGGCTGCAGACCAGGTAGCTAAGGCTGGCTTGGGTATTTCTACGGCTATTGGTATCGGTGGTGATCCTATCATT
This genomic interval from Flavisolibacter tropicus contains the following:
- the sucD gene encoding succinate--CoA ligase subunit alpha; the protein is MSVLVNKSSKVLVQGFTGTEGTFHASQMIEYGTNVVGGVTPGKGGSTHLDRPVFNTVADCVKATGANVSIIFVPPAFAADAIMEAADAGVELVVCITEGIPVQDMVKVKNFLLSKNTRLIGPNCPGVITAEECKVGIMPGFVFKKGRIGIVSKSGTLTYEAADQVAKAGLGISTAIGIGGDPIIGTPTKEAVELLMNDPETEAIVMIGEIGGGMEAEAARWIKQDGNRKPVVGFIAGQTAPPGRRMGHAGAIVGGAEDTAAAKMKIMEECGIHVVQSPADIGKTMAEALKK